CGGCAATCACCGCGCTTCGTCACGAAGTTATAGATGCCGCCCTTGCCTTCGCTATCGCCCGGATACCAGTTTTGGACCGTCGAATATTTGATCTCGGCGTCTTCCAGAGCAATCAGCTCTACCACAGCAGCATGAAGCTGGTTTTCATCACGCTGAGGGGCAGTGCATCCTTCCAGATAGGACACATAGGAGCCCTTGTCTGCGATGATTAGCGTACGCTCGAACTGGCCCGTATTCTGCTCATTGATACGGAAATAGGTAGACAGCTCCATCGGACAGCGCACCCCTTCGGGCACATACACGAACGACCCGTCGGTAAAGACCGCACTGTTCAGAGTTGCATAGAAGTTGTCCGAAACCGGCACCACAGAAGCAAGATACTTCTTGACCAGTTCGGGATGCTCGCGGATGGCTTCCGAAATGGAACAGAAGATCACACCAGCCTTCTTGAGCTCTTCCTTGAAGGTCGTAGCCACAGACACGGAGTCAAACACGGCATCGACAGCAACCTTGGAATATTGGCGGTTCTCTTCGGTTACACCGGCCAGAATCTCCTGCTCTTGCAGAGGAATACCCAGCTTCTCATAGGTTCTAAGAAGTTCAGGGTCCACCTCATCAAGGCTTTTGGGGCCTTCGGCAACCTTCGGTGCGGAATAATAATAGATATCGTTGAATTTGGGTTTTGGATAATCCAGCTTGGCCCATGTCGGTTCTTCCATGGTCAGCCAACGCCGATAGGCATCCAATCGCCATTCCAGCATCCATTCCGGCTCATCTTTCTTGGCGGAAATGAAGCGGATTACGTCCTCATTCAGTCCGATTGGGGCTTTGTCGGATTCGATCTCCGTTACAAAGCCATATTTATACTGGTCAACGTCGATCTGCTTGACTTGATCGACCGTCTCCTTAACAGCAGCCATTTGCTACTCCATTCCTGAGCGGTTTCAAAGACCGCCGGTCATAGGGCTGCTCGCCCAGTTTCCTGCATTATCGTGGATCCAACACTGGTCTGTTGGCAAAGCAAAAATGTCCAGAGATGCCCGATCGCAGTTTTTAACTCATCTCTTTTTTGCCCTGATGCTGCCAGCCCCGGACCAGCAGCACACCCGTTTTGATATCCATGCGCGTCTCTATCACGCAAAGAGATCAATTCC
This genomic window from uncultured Cohaesibacter sp. contains:
- the sufB gene encoding Fe-S cluster assembly protein SufB codes for the protein MAAVKETVDQVKQIDVDQYKYGFVTEIESDKAPIGLNEDVIRFISAKKDEPEWMLEWRLDAYRRWLTMEEPTWAKLDYPKPKFNDIYYYSAPKVAEGPKSLDEVDPELLRTYEKLGIPLQEQEILAGVTEENRQYSKVAVDAVFDSVSVATTFKEELKKAGVIFCSISEAIREHPELVKKYLASVVPVSDNFYATLNSAVFTDGSFVYVPEGVRCPMELSTYFRINEQNTGQFERTLIIADKGSYVSYLEGCTAPQRDENQLHAAVVELIALEDAEIKYSTVQNWYPGDSEGKGGIYNFVTKRGDCREKNSKISWTQVETGSAITWKYPSCILRGENSTGEFYSIAISNGYQQIDSGTKMTHLGKNTSSRIISKGISAGRSNNTYRGLVSAHKKASGARNFTQCDSLLIGDQCGAHTVPYVESKNASAIFEHEATTSKISDDQMFYCQARGIGEEEAVALIVNGFVKDVIQQLPMEFAVEAQKLINISLEGSVG